GCCCGGCTTCGCGAGCGTCGGCGACCAGCTCGCAGATCTGCGCGAGCCCCGGCTGCGGGACCCGTCCGTCGCTGTCGTCGCGGAGGACTCCGAGGATCGACCGCATCTCCCGCAGCGCCTGGGAACTGGTTCGCTCGATGGTCTTCAACGCCTCGCGTGCCTGTTCCGGTCGCTTGTCGAGCACGTGCGCGGTGACGCCGGACTGGACGTTGATGATGGCGATGGCGTGGGCGACCGTGTCGTGGACCTCGCGCGCGATCCGAAGCCGTTCCTCGTCGACCCGGGCTCGCGCTTCCTCCTCGCGGGTCCGCTCCGCCAGCTCGGCGCGTTCGAGCGCTTCGGCCGCGATGACCTTCCTCGTGCGAACGCTCTCGCCCAGAGCCGCACTCATGACCGAGGCACCGATCCGGAAGAAGACCCATCCGATGGCGGCTCGCGGCTCGATGTCCGCGGCGGCGATCAGCCACACCGTCGCCAGGACCGCGGTCCCTCCACCGGCCATCAGCAGCGAGCGACGCCCGTCGCCGAGCGCGGTGAGCGTGTACAGGGCGACGAACAGCCCGAGCCAACCAGGGCCGTCAGGGAAGTCCAAGGTGTAGTAGGTCAGGCTGGCGAGCGCGGTCACCACGAACACCACGACCGGCCATCGGCGGCGCACGGTCACGGCAAGCCCGCTGATGACCAAGAGGCCGTAGCCCAGGTAGCCGAGATCGGCCAGCGGGCGCACGACCACCTCGGGTTCTCCGCTGATGCGGGTGATCGTGCCCTGGACCTGCATCACGGTGATGAAGAGCGCCAGCAGCACGTCCTGGGCCCACACGGGCGGCCGGAGTGACATGCGGCGATCATAGGTTTCCCACCCGGGCTTCCGCCTACGTCGAGGAGCGCGGTTCCACGCGAGCCGACTACGTCGATCGACGTACTGCCCGACGCGCGACGCCGGAGGACGCGAGGGGTTCAGGACGTGACGATCGTCTTGCCCTTCGACGAAAGGATTCCCGATGTCCTCCTTCTTCACCGTGCTGTCCGCCGCCGGGTTCGGCACCGGACGGCTCCTGCCCACCACTGCCGCCGTTCTCGGGCTGATCAGCGTGATCATCGGCGGGCTGGCCCTGGCACGGGGCGGGCGGGTCCTCGTCCGCACGGCCCTGGTGACGGGACTGGTCAGCTCGGTCGTCGGCGGGCTGCACATCGCCAACTCCGCCGGTGGTCTCGGCACCGGCAACGGCTTGGCCGGGGCGATCGTGGCAGTCGCCCTGGGACTGATCGGCGTGGTCGTCTGCGGCCTGGCCCTCCGCCGTGTCCGGTGATTCGGTTGGGCAGCCCGCATTGAGCATGACCAGCGCCGACAGGTCCTGACCAGGACAGGCGCTAGAGCCTGTCCTCAAGGGGGTTGCATGTGGCCTGCCTGAATCTTGTGCTGTGGCGCGTAGGCATGAGCGCCGCCGGTGCCCGCCGTGCTACCGGATCGCACGCAGAGGGCACACGACGGGCACGCCGAGCCAGATGATCATGCTATTGGTCGGTCGCGGGGCGGGCCCACTACCAAGCTCCATCTTGCCTGTGACAGGCATGGACGTCCGCTGTCGGTGGTGTTGACCCGGGGCAACGTCAACGACTGCACCCAGTTCACCAGGGTGGTCGAGGCGATCCGGCTCCGCCGTCCCGGTCCGGGCAGGCCGGGTCGCCGCCCAGACCGGGTGCTCGCGGACAAGGGCTACTCCAGCCGGGCCATCCGGGGCTACCTGCGCCGCCGTGGCATCACGGCGACCATTCCCGAACGCAGGGACCAGCGGGCCAACCGGGCACGGGGCGGTCGGGCCGGTGGTCGTCCACCCGCCTTCGATGCCGAGAGCTACAAGCGCCGCAGCGTGATCGAGCGCTGCTTCCAACGACTCAAGCAGCACCGGGCGATCGCCACCTGGTACGACACGACGGCCGTGTCGTACCAGGGCATGATCGATCTGGCCACGCTGCTGATCTGGCCTTGAGGACCGGCCCTAGAACGGCGCCGGGTCGGCGATGGGTTCGAGTTCGGTCTCGATCACCTTGCCACTCGGTGTGGTCCACGCATGCGTCCCGTCCGGCCGGTTCTCGCAGGACCAGTTGGAGTGGGTCTTCATCCGGTGGTGGTGCCTGCAGTTGGGCCGCAGGTTCGCGATGGTGGTGTTGGTGCCATCGAACGGGCAACAATGATCCAGGTCGCAGCGGTGCGCGGGCTGGTTGCAGCCGACCATCGTGCACGTCGGATACCGCGCGTTGATCAACTCGCGTTGCGCCGGGGTGGGCCGGTAGGTGGTGATGTGCTCAGCCATCCCCGTCACCGGGTCAGTCAGGATGCGCTTCCAGATCCCATTCGCCGCCACATCCGCCACGATCGGCGCGGGCAGCGGCCCGTACCCGGCCAGCATCACCGGGTCCTTGGTCAGGTCCAGGATGTTCGTGATCGGCATCGTCAGGTTCACGCACACCTCACCCTGCGGGGCGGGTGTTTCCCTGCCCATCAACAAATCCGCCGCGACATCCGACCGCTTCTGATCCAGCGTTCGGTCATCCTTCGGCAATGCCCGGGCGATCCGGTCGATGCGATCGAAGGCCAGCGCCGCGTCGAGGGCCGGGAGGACGACGCGCAGGGAGGCCATGCCGTCGTCGAGGTTGAACTTCTCCACCAACCGCTGCTTGCGCTTCTCCTCATGACGCCGCAACGCCGCCTCGGCATCGAGCTTGAGGACATACCGCCGGGCATACCGTTGAGAGGCGGTGTAGTTATGCGACGCGGCATGGTTGATCAGCACAGGTTCGGCAATCGCCTGGTTGGCCGCGTCGAGGACACTGACCTGATCAATAATCATCAACGCCTTGCCCTCATCGATCCGCCCCTCCGACAACGCCTCCAACACCACCGGGTGCTCCACCAGCGACATCGCCCGATCGATCAGCTTGTTGCCCTTGACCTGAGAGACACGCAGCAGCGGCATCAAGACATCCCCGGCATACTGCTGCACTTGCGGATCCAGGTCGTCATAGAGCTTCATCAGGGTTAAGGCGAAGTCCGCGACAGCCTTACCGATCGCGGCGTAGGCGGCGACGAGGTCGTCTTCGATATCGGCAGCGGCCATACCCTTATTTTAGCGTCTGCAAATAGTGGATCATGGCTCTACGGAGTGCACTTTCCCTTACGCCCCAACGGTTTCAGCAAACGAAAGCCGGTTCCAGCTTACGTGAGGTAAGGCTGGGACGGTCGGCTTTACCTGGGGTGCGCGTGCCATACGCTTCCCGCGAGGGCCGGAGTTTCATCCCGTGCCCCCGAAAGGCCCACGGGCACGCGCAAGGGGCCCCAGGTCAAGTCGACCCCACGCCGGAAACAGCCGACCCCACGCCGGAACCAACGCAAGCCGGAAGTTCAGCCGACCGACGTGGCGCGATACCGCCCAGGCGCTACCCCATAAGAACGCTTGAACGCCTTGGAGAACGCGTACTCCGACCCATAGCCACAGCTATCCGCAATGGCGCGCAACGACTTCGTCGACTCGCGGAGCATCCGCGCGGCCATCGTCATCCGCCACCACGTCAGGTACCCCAGCGGTGTGTCACCGACGATCGCGGTGAAGCGCTTGGCGAAGGCAGCCCGCGACAGCCCTGCCCGCTCCGCAAGAGCCGCGACGGTCCACTGCTGTTCGGGGTGGCGGTGGATCTGGCGCAGCGCGGCGGTGACCGCCGGATCGCGCAAAGCACTCGCCCAGCCGGCGCGGTCTGCGGGCTGGTCGTCCAACCAGGCCCGCAGAACGTAGAGCAGCAGCATGTCGACCAGCGCGGGCAACGCGGCCTCGGTGCCCGCGCGCGGGTCGCGCAGTTCGCTGCCGAGCAGTTCGACCGCGCTGCGCAACGACGAGTGGTGCCCAACCCGGGTCGGCAGGTGCACGAACGCCGGGAGGTCCGCGAGCAGCGGATGCGGGCGCGCCGGGTCGAACGTGTAGTAGGCGCACAACAGCTCGGTGATCACACCTGAACCGTCGATGCGCATCTCGTCCAGCGGGGCCGTCTCGGTCGAGCTGGGCGCGAAGTCCACGAGCGGGCTGTCGGGGTGGTCGGCGAGCGCGTACCCGTTGCCGTGCGGGGTGAAGAGCACATCACCGACGTTGAGCGAGAGCGGCTCCCGGTCAGGTGACAGCAGCCAGCACGAGCCGGACAGCACGACGTGACAGCCCGCCGCCTGGCCCGGGTGGAAGCGAACTCCCCACGGGGCCGCGCTCGACGTGTGCGCCGCCGCGGGCCGGCCGAGTCGCATGGCGGTCAAGACATCACTGAGCACGTCCACAGCTGAAGACTCTAAGACATCTTTTGCAGCTCCTGAGCTATTCAGAGTCTTCCATTCCTTGCCTAACGTCGGAGACATGACATTTCACGTAGTGGTCGGCGCCGGGCCGACAGGCACAGCGACGGCACTGAAGCTCGCGGAGTCCGGGGACGACGCCGTCGTGGTCACCCGGCGAGGCTCGGGGCCACAGCACCCCCGCATCACCCTCGTCGCCGCCGACGCGTCGGACGCCGATGAACTGACCGCCCTCACCACCTCCGCAGCGACCCTCGTCAACTGCGCGGCGCCGCCGTACAACCGGTGGCCGGAGGAGACCCCGGCACTGTCCGCGTCCCTGCTGTCGACCGCCGAGCGCACCGGGGCGGCCTACCTCAACCTCAGCAATGTCTACGCCTACGGCCCGGTCGACGGTCCGCTCCACGCCGACCTGCCGCTGCGGCCCACGACGGTGAAGGGCCGGGTGCGAGCGCGGATGTTCCTCGACGGGATCGCGGCGCACCAGGCAGGCCGAGTGCGGTTCACCGAAGTCCGGCCGGGCGACTACCTCGGCGCGGGCGCGGGCGCCCTTTTCAACTGGCTCATCGCACCGAAGGTCCTGGCGGGCGAGGAAGTCGTGTTCCCCGCGGACCTCGACGCACCGCACAGCTGGACCTACACGGGCGACGTCGCCGGCACTCTTGTCGCGGCGGCCCGCTCCGACCGGTCGTGGGGCCACGCCTGGCACACGCCCCAGACCAGCGACATCCCGATCCGGGAGATCGTGGCGCGCTTCGCTGCCGTGGCGGGGGTCGCCGCGCCCGCGATCCGCGAGATGACGCCGTTGGAACTGCACACCGCCGCGTTGGCCGACCCGCTCATGGCGGAAACCGTGGAGATGCAGTACCTCTACCAGCGCCCAGCGGTCCTGGACGGCTCTCGTACCACCGACGTCCTGGGCGTCAAGCCGACCCCGTTGGACGACGTGCTGCGCGAGTCCGCGGCCGCACTGCACTAGTACCCTACGGGGGTACCGCAAAATCGAGGTAGGTTTGCGGCATCGACAGAAAGAGGTGCCCCCGTGCCACGGCTACGACCACTGGCCCCGGAAGAGGCCCCGGAGAAGTCCCGTGAACTGCTCAGCGACATCGTCACCCGGCGCGGCGGTGTGGGCGACATGGTCGCCACTATGGCTCATTCGCCCGCGCTGCTGCAGGGATATCTGGACTTCTCCCGCGCGATGAAGCGCGTGAAGCTCCCGCGCGCCCTCAGCGAGAAGATCTCCCTGGCGGCGCAAGAGTGGATCGGCTGCGCCAAGTGCCTCGCCGCGCACACCGAGGCCGCCCGCGCGGCAGGCCTGAGCGAGGTGGACATCTCCCTTGCGCGCCAAGGCACTTCGACGGACGCACGAGAGGCCGCGCTGATCGGTGCCGCCTTGCGCGTGCTGGCCGAGCCGTCGTCGATCTCGGATGACGACGTGGCCGAACTGCGGCGGCGCGGGTGGAGCGACCGGGTCATCGCCGAGATCGTCGGCCTGGTCACGCTGAACCTGCTGACCGGCGCCTTCAACCTGCTCGCAGGGTTGGAACCGAGCGCGTAGCTCATGCTCGTGCCCCGCCACCTCGACACGGTGACGGGGCACGAGCGGTATCGGCACTCCGATCATGCGGCCGCCCGCGCGGTCCGCCGTGAGCCGCGCAGCGTCGCGATGGCTGCGATCGTGCCCAGGACGGCGATTCCGCCCGCGCCGACGAAGGCCGCGGACAGGCCCTCGGTGAGCACCGCCGGGTTGCCGACCTCATCGGCCCCGAATGACGCCGCCAGCGCGGTCATCGCGGCAAGGCCGAGGGCGGAGCCCACCTGGTAGCTGGTGTTGACGATGCCCGAGGCCAGGCCACCTTCCTCCGGTCGGGCACTGGAGATCGCCGTGCCCAGCGAGGGGATGAACGCCAGCGCCATCCCCGTGGCCGCCACCAGCGAGGCGGGCAGGACGTCGGCCCAGAACGTGCCGTCCGGGCGCACCAGGGACAGCCAGCCCAGCCCGGCGGCGAGCACCGCGAGACCGGTGACGATCATCGGCTTCGGCCCGAAGCGCGCGGTCAGCCGGGGCGCCAGGGCGATCATCAGCACCATGATCACCACGGTCATCGGCAGCAGCGCCGCCCCGCTGGCGAACGCGCCCAGCCCGAGCACCTGCTGCAGGTAGAGGTTGAGGAAGAACCACATCGGGATCCAGGCGCCGCCGAGCAGCAGCTGGGCGATGTTCGCCGCGGCGAGACCGGGGGTGGCGAAGATCGACAGGCGGACCAGCGGCTGCCCGCGCCTGGCCTGGACGACGAGGAAGACCGCGATCAGCACGGCCGCGACGAGCAGGCCGACGACGGTCCGGACCGAGCCCCAGCCGAGGTCGGCTGCTTGCACGATCGTGTAGACCGCGACGGCGAGTCCGGCGGTGACCGTCAGCGCGCCGATCCAGTCGATGGAACCGCGCGCCACCACGCCTTCCGGCATCAGCGCCGGGATCGCGATCAGCACGGCCAGCGCGACGGGGACGTTGATGTAGAAGACCCACGGCCAGCTCAGGTACTCGGTGATCACGCCACCGAGGAACACCCCTGCCGTTCCTCCGGCAGGCGCCGCGGCGCCGTAGAGGGCCAGGGCCTTGCCGAGCTCCTGCGGCTTCCCGCCGAACAACGTCATCAGCAGGGTCAGCGCGGCCGGGGCGATGAGCGCCGACCCGATGCCCTGCGTCGCGCGGCCGAGCAGTTCGACCCACACCTGCTGCGCGGCTCCGGCCAGCACCGAGCCGGCCAGCAGCACCGCCCAGCCGGTGGCGAACAGCCTGCGGGCGCCGAACAGGTCCGCCAGCCGCCCGCCGAGCAGGAGCAGACCACCGAAGGCGACGACGTAGGCGTTGAAGACCCAGGACAGGTTCTCCTGCGAGAAGCCGAGATCCGCCTGGATGCGCGGCAGGGCCACGCCGATGATCGAGGTGTCCATGATGACCATGAACTGGGCCAGTGCGATGAGCCCGAGCGCCCACCAGCGCCGGGAACTCCCTGTTTGCTCCACAGTGGACATTGCTGCTCCCATACGGGGAGGGGGTATGTGACGCGGCGAAGCTAGCACGCGCGGGAGCAATACCCAAGGGGGGTATCCGGGTGAAGTGGATCACGGCTCGGGCGCGGTGATCCGGTCGCGACTGCCAGGGGGTGGTGCCACGATGCGGTTCCGACCGGAAACCAGGAGGACCACCGTGGCTTCTCACCTCAACCCCTACCTCAGCTTCACCGACAACGCGCGGCAGGCGATGAATTTCTACCGGGACGTCTTCGGCGGCACGCTGGAGGTGAACACCTTCGGCGAGTTCGGCATGACCGAGGGGGCCGACCTGGTCATGCACAGCCTGCTGGTCACCGACAGCGGCTTCCGGATCATGGGCGCGGACACCCCGCCGGGAATGGACTACCGGCCCGGCAACACCGTCACCGTCTGCGTCAACGGCGACGACGTCGACGAGCTGCACGGCTTCTGGACCAAGCTGATCGAGGGCGGAACCGTGGTGACCCCGCTGGAGAAGCAGGTGTGGGGCGACGAGTACGGCGCCTGCGAGGACCGCTTCGGCATCCAGTGGATGTTCAACATCTCCCAGCCGCAGGACTGAGCACGGGCGCGGTGGCCCGGCCCGGAAGGCGGACCGGGCCCGCCTTCACTGCACGTGGAAGGTGACGGTCGTGTGCGCGAAGTTGACCCAGCCGTTGCAGCTGATCCGGGTTCCCCGGGCGGTGACGACGTAGCCCCTGCCGCCCGAGCGCAGCGGCCCGCAACCATACGCGTCGGCCACCCAGTACCCAGGCCCCTTCTGCGACAGGCACAGGGTGCCGCCGGTCGCCTGGATGAAGATGCCGTGGGTCCTGTTGTACCGCGCGCACTTCTGGGCCGGGGTCTCCGCCGCGGCCTCGGCGGTCGCCACCGGGAGCACGGTCGCACCGAGCACCAGGGCGCCGACGGCCAGAATCGAACTGATCCTCATGTTCTCCCCTTTGTTGGACCGGCCAGGAGACTACGTACTCCGCGAAGACCGAAAAATCGCGCGACCTGGCCTCCAACCAGCGAAAACGGTTGCATCAACCCATCGGATCACAATGATCGAAAACCGATCTCGCGGCACCTGAACACCGATAACGGCTGTGCCGCGCGCGGCGTCGAGGAATCGCCGGAACGCGCATTCGAAGGTTTGATCACCACTCCGTGGCCGGATGCGGCCGACCAACTTGAGATGAGGAGGTGTTAAGTTCACATCCAGGCTCTCAACCTGGAGGTGGCTCGTGGGTGAGCTGGTGGTCGGCGTCGACCTGGGCACGCAGGGGGTGCGAGCCGTGGTCAGCGACCTGGGCGGGCACGTCCTCGGACAGGGCCACGCGCCGCTGACCAGCAACCGCAATGCTCGAACCCGCAAGCGGTTCTTCGGTCGTGACGGCGATCGGCACGAGCAGGACGCGGAGCGGTGGTGGCAGGCGGTCGGCACGGCCGTGCACACGGCGCTCGACGCGGCCCCGGATCGACCGGTGCTGGGCGTGGCGACGTGTGCGACCTCGGGCACCGTGGTGCTCACCGACGACGCGTTGCGGCCGAAGCTCCCCGCGCTGATGTACGACGACCTCCGCGCCAGGGACCACCGCGTCCTCGACAAGATCGACCCCGCCGTGTGGGACCGACTCGGCGTGCGGCCGCAACCGTCGTGGGCACTGGGCCGGATCGCGTGGCTGCGCGACCAGGAGCCGGACGGGCTCGTGCTGCACCAGGCGGACTTCGTCACCGGACGGCTGGCCGGGCACGCGGTCGCGGCCGACACGAGCCACGCGCTGAAGTCCGGGGCCGATCCGGTCACCCGGTCCTGGCCGGAGGAGATCCGGGCGGAGCTGGGCCCGCTGCCGGAACTCGCCCGGCCCGGCGCCGTGCTCGGCGAGGTCTGCGCGACCGCGGCGGAGCACACCGGGCTGCCGCTCGGCACGCCGATCATCGCCGGGATGACCGACGGGTGCGCGGCGCAGCTGGCCACCGGCGCGCTCGAAGTGGGCAGCTGGAACTCCGTACTGGGCACGACTTTGGTGGTCAAGGGCGTCACCGAGCGACGGATCACCGATCCGGACGGCAGCGTCTACAGCCACCTCTCCCCCGACGGTCACTGGTGGCCGGGCGGCGCGTCGAGCATCGGCGCCGGAGTGCTGGGCAGCGCGTTCCCCGGACGGGACCTGGCCGAGTTGGACGCGGCGGCACCGCTGCGCGAGGCGCTGGGCTGCGTGAGCTACCCGCTGGCCGGTCGGGGCGAGCGGTTCCCGTTCGTCCGTCCTGATGCGGAGGGCTTCACGCTCGGCGAGCCACGTGACGAGCTGGAGCGCTACGCGGCGACCCTCCAGGGTGTGGCGTTCGTGGAGCGGCTGTGCTTCGAGCACGTCGCGGGCCTCGGCGCGCCCGTGGGCGACACGATCCGGGTCACCGGCGGGGCCGTGCGCAGCGCCGCGTGGACGCAGCTGCGCGCGGACGTGCTCGGCCGGGCGCTTGAGCTGCCCGAGGTCGCTCAGCCCGCGTTCGGCATGGCGGTGCTGGCCGCCGCGAGCACGTCGGGCAGGACCACGGCCGACGCGGCGCGCGAGATGGTGCGAGTGGCACGGGTTTTCGAGCCGGACGCGCGGGTCGGCGCGGCCCTCGAACCGGGTTACCAGCGGCTGAGGAGGAGCCTGCTCGATGACTGAGCTAGCCTGTTCGATGACTGAGATCACTGTCGTGCGGCACGGGGAAACCGTGTGGCACAAGGAGAACCGCTATGCGGGCCGCTCCGATGTCGCGCTCACCGAGCGGGGCGAGCGGCAGGCGGCGGCGCTGGCGGACTGGGCCGAGAGCGCCGGGCTCACCGCTGTGCACTGCTCGTCGCTGAGCCGCGCGATGATCACCGCCGCGGCGGTCGGGGACCGGATCGGGCTCACGCCGGTGGTCGATCCGCGGCTGCTGGAGCTGGACTTCGGCGAGTGCGACGGGCTGACCGCGGCCGAGATGCCCGCCGATGTGCGAGCCCGGTTCGAGGCCGATCCGGTCGCCAACCACCTGCCCGGCGGCGAGCACCCGGCGGACGCGGCGAAGCGGTTCCTGGCCGGGCTCGACGATGCCGTCGCGGCGCACCCCGGCGGACGCGTCCTGGTGGTCGCGCACAGCACCGCCCTGCGGCTGGCGCTGTGCGAGGTGCTGGGCATCCCGCTTTCGCGCTACCGCACGGTGTTCCCGGCGATCGCGAACTGCCGCGGGGCCCGGCTGCGCGTCCACAATGGACAGTTTTCCTTGCTGTCGCTGAACGAACCGCTGGTCGGAGCCTCCGGATGAGCGAGCAGAACCTCTCGCGCCGACGCGAGGGCCGCCTGGACGAGCTCACCACGGTGCTGCTCGCCGAGGGGACCGCCACCGCACAGGACCTCGCCGACCGCTTCGACGTGAGCCTGATGACGATGCACCGCGATCTCGACGAGCTGGAGCGGCGCGGTCTGGTGCGCAAGTTCCGCGGCGGTGTCACCACGCAACCGTCCGGGGTGTTCGAGAGCAACGTGCTCTTCCGCCAGCAGGCGATGACCGCGCAGAAGCAGATCATCGCGCGGGCGGCGCGGCGGCTGGTGGAGCCGGGCATGTCGGTGATGCTGGACGACTCCACGTCCGTGCTGGCGCTGGCGAAGCTCCTCGACGACGTCACCCCGCTGCGAGTGGTGACGAACTTCCTGGCGGGCCTGAAGGTGCTCGCCGCCTTCCCGGGGATCTCGCTGACCGCGCTCGGCGGGGACTACGACCCCAACCACGACTCCTTCCTCGGCGTCGGCTGCGTCGAGGCGGTCGAGGCCCTGCGCGTGGACGCGGTGTTCGTCTCCACCTCGGCCGCCGCCGAGGGACTGGCATACCACCAGGAGCAGCACATCGTCTCGGTCAAGCGGGCGATGCTGGCCGCCGCCGCACGCCGCTACCTGTTGCTGGACAGCGGGAAGTTCGGCCGCGTGGCGCTGCACCGCGTGGTACCGCTGGACACCTTCGACGGCGTGATCGTCGACGACGGGATCTCCGAGGAGCAGCTGGCCGATCTCCGTGAACGCGGGATCGCCGTGGAGGTGGCGCGATGACCGGCTTCGACGGAGTGATCTTCGACATGGACGGCGTGATCGTCGAGTCGGAGCACCTGTGGGAGGAGAGCTGGACGGTCAGCGCGGCCGCGCGCGGCTACACCTGGACGCCGGAGAACACCTCGACCGTGCAGGGCATGAGCGCGCCGGAGTGGTCTGCCTACGTCGCGGCGCGGGCCGGGATGCCCGAGGAGGCCGAGGCCGTCCGCGCCGAGTGCGTGAAGTTCATGGTGGACAAGGTGCTCGGCGGTGAGGCGCCGTTGATGCCCGGAGCGGCCGAGCTGGTGCACGCGGTCGCCGATCTGGTGCCGGTCGCGGTCGCCTCGTCCGCGGCGCGGGTGGTGATCGAGGCGGTGCTCGCCGAGCACGGGCTGGCCGACCGGTTCGGCGCGGTCTGCTCCAGCGAGGAGGTCCCGTACGGCAAGCCCGCCCCCGACGTGTACCTGGAGGCGGCGCGGCGGCTGGGCGTGGACCCCGTGCGCTGCATGGGAATCGAGGACTCCAGCAACGGGATGCGCTCGGCGCGCGCCGCCGGGCTGACGCTGGTCGCGCTGCCGAACGCGGCCTATCCCCCGAAGCCGGACGCGCTGGCGCTGGCCGAGCACGTCGCGGCCACCCACGACGACGCACGCGAGTACATCACCGGGAGGCTGACGTCATGACCCTTCGTGTCCTGGCAGCGGGCGACAACTTCGTGCTCAGCTCGCTGCTCAAGAGCGCCGTGCTGCACGAGGTCCCGGACGCCGAAGTGTCCACAGTGGACTTCCCGTGGCCGGATGTGCCCTTCGGCAAGGTGGCCGAGGTCGACGAAGCCACCGGCACCGAGGAGGAGATGATCTCCGCACTGCGCGGGCACGACGTGCTGGTGACGCAGATGGGCGCGGTGACCGAGCGGGTGCTGCGCGAGTGCCCGGACCTCAAGCTCGTCGCGGTCAGCCGGGGTGGGCCGATCAACGTGAACATCCCCGCGGCCACCGCGGCGGGCGTCGCGGTCTGCTACGCGCCGGGCCGCAACGCGACGGCGACCGCGGAGATGACGATCGCGCTGATGCTGGCGGTGCTGCGGCGGGTGCCGGAGACGCACGCGCACACCGCGAACGGCGAGTGGCGCGGCGACTACTACCGCTACGAACGCTGCGGCCTCGAACTCGAAGGCACTCCGGTCGGCCTGGTCGGTTACGGCGCGATC
The window above is part of the Allokutzneria albata genome. Proteins encoded here:
- a CDS encoding FGGY-family carbohydrate kinase, with translation MGELVVGVDLGTQGVRAVVSDLGGHVLGQGHAPLTSNRNARTRKRFFGRDGDRHEQDAERWWQAVGTAVHTALDAAPDRPVLGVATCATSGTVVLTDDALRPKLPALMYDDLRARDHRVLDKIDPAVWDRLGVRPQPSWALGRIAWLRDQEPDGLVLHQADFVTGRLAGHAVAADTSHALKSGADPVTRSWPEEIRAELGPLPELARPGAVLGEVCATAAEHTGLPLGTPIIAGMTDGCAAQLATGALEVGSWNSVLGTTLVVKGVTERRITDPDGSVYSHLSPDGHWWPGGASSIGAGVLGSAFPGRDLAELDAAAPLREALGCVSYPLAGRGERFPFVRPDAEGFTLGEPRDELERYAATLQGVAFVERLCFEHVAGLGAPVGDTIRVTGGAVRSAAWTQLRADVLGRALELPEVAQPAFGMAVLAAASTSGRTTADAAREMVRVARVFEPDARVGAALEPGYQRLRRSLLDD
- a CDS encoding histidine phosphatase family protein, producing the protein MTEITVVRHGETVWHKENRYAGRSDVALTERGERQAAALADWAESAGLTAVHCSSLSRAMITAAAVGDRIGLTPVVDPRLLELDFGECDGLTAAEMPADVRARFEADPVANHLPGGEHPADAAKRFLAGLDDAVAAHPGGRVLVVAHSTALRLALCEVLGIPLSRYRTVFPAIANCRGARLRVHNGQFSLLSLNEPLVGASG
- a CDS encoding DeoR/GlpR family DNA-binding transcription regulator, whose product is MSEQNLSRRREGRLDELTTVLLAEGTATAQDLADRFDVSLMTMHRDLDELERRGLVRKFRGGVTTQPSGVFESNVLFRQQAMTAQKQIIARAARRLVEPGMSVMLDDSTSVLALAKLLDDVTPLRVVTNFLAGLKVLAAFPGISLTALGGDYDPNHDSFLGVGCVEAVEALRVDAVFVSTSAAAEGLAYHQEQHIVSVKRAMLAAAARRYLLLDSGKFGRVALHRVVPLDTFDGVIVDDGISEEQLADLRERGIAVEVAR
- a CDS encoding HAD family hydrolase — its product is MTGFDGVIFDMDGVIVESEHLWEESWTVSAAARGYTWTPENTSTVQGMSAPEWSAYVAARAGMPEEAEAVRAECVKFMVDKVLGGEAPLMPGAAELVHAVADLVPVAVASSAARVVIEAVLAEHGLADRFGAVCSSEEVPYGKPAPDVYLEAARRLGVDPVRCMGIEDSSNGMRSARAAGLTLVALPNAAYPPKPDALALAEHVAATHDDAREYITGRLTS
- a CDS encoding 2-hydroxyacid dehydrogenase, whose translation is MTLRVLAAGDNFVLSSLLKSAVLHEVPDAEVSTVDFPWPDVPFGKVAEVDEATGTEEEMISALRGHDVLVTQMGAVTERVLRECPDLKLVAVSRGGPINVNIPAATAAGVAVCYAPGRNATATAEMTIALMLAVLRRVPETHAHTANGEWRGDYYRYERCGLELEGTPVGLVGYGAIGSRVAKVLTAFGAEVLIYDPYADPSLPGLVHDLDDLLTRSRILTLHARVTEETEGLIGLRELSLLPRGSYVVNAARGALLDYSAVVEALHDGHLAGAAFDTYAVEPIPSGDALLSAPNVVMTPHIAGASKAVAEKAARIVAAEVGRFARGEELANCSNPEVRDVHRR